The following coding sequences lie in one Drosophila sulfurigaster albostrigata strain 15112-1811.04 chromosome 2R, ASM2355843v2, whole genome shotgun sequence genomic window:
- the LOC133836073 gene encoding iron-sulfur cluster assembly scaffold protein IscU — translation MSLIRQSSRLLTAQLRRVQSVPCAMYHENVVEHYENPRNVGSLDKKDVSVGTGLVGAPACGDVMKLQIKVDENGKIIDAKFKTFGCGSAIASSSLATEWVKGKSIDEAGKLKNTDIAKELRLPPVKLHCSMLAEDAIKAALADYKVKQQKKESN, via the exons ATGTCTTTGATCCGTCAATCCTCCCGATTGCTGACTGCACAGCTGCGTAGAGTACAAAGCGTGCCATGCGCTATGTACCATGAAAAT GTTGTTGAACACTATGAGAATCCGCGCAACGTGGGATCGCTAGACAAGAAGGACGTGAGCGTTGGGACGGGACTCGTTGGCGCCCCGGCATGTGGTGATGTGATGAAATTGCAGATCAAAGTGGACGAGAATGGCAAGATCATCGATGCCAAGTTCAAAACATTCGGCTGTGGTTCGGCAATCGCCAGTAGCTCGCTGGCCACCGAATGGGTTAAGGGCAAGTCCATCGATGAAGCTGGCAAATTGAAGAATACGGACATTGCTAAGGAGCTGCGTTTGCCTCCTGTAAAGCTGCACTGCTCGATGCTGGCTGAGGATGCCATCAaggctgctttggctgactaTAAGGtcaagcagcagaagaaggaATCGAATTAA
- the LOC133836074 gene encoding ubiquitin-conjugating enzyme E2 N-like, whose translation MSSLPRRIIKETQRLMQEPVPGINAIPDENNARYFHVVVAGPNDSPFEGGVFKLELFLPEDYPMSAPKVRFITKIYHPNIDRLGRICLDVLKDKWSPALQIRTILLSIQALLSAPNPDDPLANDVAELWKVNEAEAIRNAREWTQKYAVED comes from the coding sequence aTGTCCAGTTTGCCACGTCGCATCATCAAGGAGACACAGCGTTTGATGCAGGAGCCGGTGCCCGGCATCAATGCCATTCCCGACGAGAACAATGCACGCTACTTCCATGTGGTGGTTGCCGGTCCAAACGATTCGCCGTTCGAGGGAGGAGTCTTCAAATTGGAGCTGTTTCTGCCCGAGGATTATCCGATGTCGGCACCCAAGGTGCGTTTCATCACAAAGATCTATCATCCGAATATCGATCGCTTGGGCCGCATTTGCCTTGATGTGCTGAAAGACAAATGGAGTCCAGCGCTGCAAATTCGCACCATACTTCTGTCCATTCAGGCGCTCCTCAGCGCCCCCAATCCCGATGATCCTTTGGCCAACGATGTCGCCGAATTATGGAAGGTCAACGAGGCCGAGGCCATTCGCAATGCTCGTGAATGGACTCAGAAATACGCTGTCGAAGACTAA
- the LOC133837493 gene encoding protein PFF0380w-like — protein MEEYNKLVAQYDYQYQCKTNVDVSSSSASDSSDSESENNITSGLVELNKSIKGRSSKDSNNNADNVSGKRKRNSGTGTQRLPTRRPDPNVYNRNALLARENRRKKKAYMEAVEKELDETRSKNRWLLKALKKQLKITQKLKMECDYLKTSVTTHKPNKMSRCFISDIPTAYNHRSVSPDGSLISTNSNSSGNSNNNENQMDSEFIADILNVDNDYQPTPEYENENAANYLDQSFVGLGDLEAPLETPCFLNKVVSPIWEWSASCTPPSQLLQDDNFLDFDDTARIASL, from the exons atggaggaatataataaattggtGGCTCAATACGATTACCAATACCAATGCAAAACGAATGTTGATGTAAGCAGTAGCTCCGCCAGCGACAGCAGTGACAGTGAGTCAGAAAACAACATAACCTCTGGACTAGTCGAGCTCAACAAAAGCATCAAGGGCAGGAGCAgcaaagacagcaacaacaacgcagaCAATGTAAGTGGAAAGCGAAAGCGGAACAGCGGAACTGGAACACAACGATTACCAACAAGGCGTCCGGATCCAAACGTATACAACAGAAATGCTTTGTTGGCGCGAGAGAATCGTCGCAAAAAGAAAGCGTACATGGAAGCAGTCGAAAAGGAATTGGACGAGACACGCAGCAAAAACAGATGGTTGCTAAAGGCGCTGAAAAAGCAgttaaaaataacacaaaagcTAAAAATGGAGTGCGATTACTTGAAAACTAGTGTGACAACCCACAAACCAAACAAGATGTCCAGATGCTTTATAAGCGATATTCCAACAGCATATAATCATCGTTCCGTCTCGCCAGACGGATCattaatttcaacaaattccAACAgtagcggcaacagcaacaacaatgagaaccAGATGGACAGTGAATTCATAGCAGATATACTAAATGTCGACAATG ACTATCAGCCAACGCCCGAGTATGAGAACGAGAATGCAGCCAACTATTTGGACCAGAGTTTTGTTGGTCTTGGAGATCTGGAGGCGCCGCTGGAAACCCCCTGCTTTTTAAATAAGGTTGTCAGTCCAATCTGGGAGTGGAGTGCAAGTTGCACGCCGCCTTCGCAGTTGCTCCAGGATGACAATTTCTTGGACTTTGATGACACCGCACGCATTGCAAGTCTTTAG
- the LOC133836075 gene encoding vasotab-TY1, with protein sequence MRFTLFTFLALCLLAFVLANPAKDTKKPATNACNRSCGDTYEPVCAKAKNSSKERLISFGSKCVMDNYNCQHADDPFEIKSKGECGGGVSVRLS encoded by the exons ATGCGTTTCACTCTGTTTACTTTCCTTG caCTCTGCTTGTTGGCGTTCGTCCTGGCCAATCCCGCCAAGGACACCAAGAAGCCGGCAACCAATGCCTGCAACAGATCCTGCGGAGACACCTACGAACCTGTTTGCGCCAAGGCcaagaacagcagcaaggAGCGATTGATTAGCTTCGGCAGCAAGTGCGTCATGGACAACTACAACTGTCAGCACGCCGACGATC catTCGAGATCAAGTCCAAGGGCGAGTGCGGTGGCGGTGTGAGTGTGCGtctctcctaa
- the LOC133836072 gene encoding armadillo-like helical domain-containing protein 3 — translation MTSRKRSGSGSTKRPKEKVVYIYELLCRGEDPSADSPEFWNEFFLLQPNFESLEDQVSKLNSEQLQLVKPNLNTLFQKCIEMLDTEKEDHPKRLVNSLQTLCSLFYGIYKKCNTEPSSNILNEIFGHETMDEWLKLLMQYCNRILLGDVTENARFMCLKLLLVLVTGTDVGQNVLFEYLMMHSLFDAFVRLLSDPTFRTQHGHDIVILLTILVNYRKHEATNPYVVQLSILADELALNGYGQMISQSLIDFCRQYMQSLNNVQSSSWFSSLSNMVGNMFVSDEGCERVQQIKANNGLLLALYEAVHLNRNFITTLAHTQAESSAPPSPSNTLSLTQPTPDLANAPIIDMTQYPTNLLVAVFQYCSIVMQDNKNESSIANLKLCFLILTCISEDQYANSMMHDNNLTFKVMLHRAQMRHRKLNIDRVGKSQPLAATLLDLLVEFIVSHLMKKFPMELYLLCIGVIHRILCYQKRCRVRLNYPWKELWSALIGLLRFLVNQEQTLVKKCNIFHLSLQVVNIFNLFITFGDTFLATTNSYDELYYELNREEKVFTEIHAMVLRYTTMPECEYKDDVIKLLNALVNILAIVKHFQNKIKEWLAEQGLSTPTEEQILDVVRKNYDLTLKLQYSLDQYERYAEAPLHSSFFQAMVRDVVNDTRKHIYGYVKEAVSVIPEQEVLLAAVGTTTATATTTSTSTSAVTATTTSTSST, via the exons ATGACATCAAGAAAACGAAGTGGCAGCGGCTCAACGAAACGTCCCAAGGAAAAG GTTGTTTACATATATGAGCTGTTGTGTCGCGGCGAGGATCCCAGTGCGGACAGTCCAGAATTCTGGAACGAGTTCTTTTTGCTGCAGCCGAACTTCGAGTCGCTCGAGGATCAAGTCAGCAAGTTAAACAGCGAACAGCTCCAGCTGGTGAAACCAAATTTGAATACGCTCTTTCAGAAATGTATCGAGATGCTCGACACGGAGAAGG AGGATCATCCGAAGCGTTTGGTCAACAGCCTCCAAACTTTGTGCTCCCTTTTTTATGGCATCTATAAAAAGTGCAACACAGAGCCCAGCTCGAACATCTTGAATGAAATCTTTGGCCACGAAACAATGGACGAATGGCTGAAGCTGCTCATGCAATACTGCAATCGCATTCTGCTCGGCGATGTCACCGAGAATGCGCGCTTCATGTGCCTGAAACTGTTGCTCGTTCTTGTCACGGGCACCGATGTTGGCCAGAATGTGCTTTTCGAATATCTGATGATGCACAGTCTGTTCGATGCCTTTGTGCGCCTGCTCAGCGATCCCACATTTCGCACACAGCATGGCCATGATATTGTCATATTGCTTACGATCTTGGTGAACTATCGCAAGCACGAGGCCACCAATCCATATGTGGTACAGCTCTCCATATTGGCCGATGAGCTGGCATTGAATGG atatgGACAAATGATCTCACAGTCACTGATCGATTTCTGCCGGCAATACATGCAGAGTCTGAACAATGTGCAATCCTCATCGTGGTTCTCCTCGCTCTCCAACATGGTTGGTAACATGTTTGTCTCCGATGAGGGCTGTGAGCGTGTGCAGCAGATTAAGGCTAACAATGGGCTACTGCTGGCCCTCTATGAGGCAGTGCATCTTAATCGCAACTTTATCACAACTCTGGCGCACACACAAGCGGAGTCGAGTGCGCCGCCATCGCCCAGTAACACATTGAGTCTGACGCAACCGACGCCTGATTTGGCCAATGCGCCCATCATTGATATGACCCAGTATCCCACAAATTTGCTAGTGGCAGTCTTTCAATATTG TTCAATTGTGATGCAGGACAATAAGAACGAGTCGAGCATCGCCAATTTGAAGCTGTGCTTTCTCATACTCACCTGCATATCGGAGGATCAGTATGCCAACTCTATGATGCACGATAACAATCTGACGTTTAAGGTTATGCTGCATCGGGCCCAGATGCGACATCGCAAGCTGAACATCGATCGTGTAGGCAAATCGCAACCCCTGGCGGCCACGCTGCTCGATCTGCTGGTGGAGTTCATTGTGTCGCATTTAATGAAAAAGTTTCCCATGGAGTTGTATCTGCTGTGCATTGGGGTCATCCATCGCATACTCTGCTATCAGAAACGCTGTCGCGTTCGCCTCAATTATCCGTGGAAGGAGCTGTGGTCAGCGTTGATTGGTCTGTTGCGTTTTCTGGTCAATCAGGAACAGACGCTGGTCAAAAAGTGCAATATATTCCATTTGTCGCTTCAAGTGGTCAACATATTCAATCTCTTCATCACATTTGGCGACACATTCCTGGCTACCACAAACAGCTACGACGAACTCTACTATGAGCTAAATCGGGAGGAAAAAGTCTTTACAGAAATCCATGCCATGG TCTTACGCTATACAACGATGCCGGAATGTGAATACAAAGATGATGTGATAAAGCTACTCAATGCCTTGGTCAATATACTGGCCATTGTCAAGCATTTCCAGAACAAGATCAAGGAGTGGCTCGCCGAGCAGGGTTTGTCCACGCCCACAGAGGAGCAAATACTCGATGTTGTGCGCAAGAATTATGATTTAACGTTGAAGCTGCAGTACTCATTGGATCAGTACGAGCGTTATGCTGAGGCTCCGCTGCACAGCAGTTTCTTTCAGGCCATGGTGCGTGACGTGGTCAACGATACACGCAAACACATTTACGGCTATGTGAAGGAGGCTGTCTCCGTTATACCAGAGCAGGAGGTGCTCTTAGCTGCAGTTGGAACAAccacagcgacagcaacaacgacatcCACAAGCACATCGGCAGTGACGGCGACAACGACGAGCACATCGTCCACGTAG
- the LOC133837835 gene encoding tyrosine-protein kinase JAK2-like isoform X3, translated as MDDIHISVNYEEIILCDLIGRGSFWDVRKGIWRTNGQEKEVAVKTINGYFEENVLRKIQKQKKFIHPNIVQLYGVSKDFSTNICLIFEFADCGTLYNFLHHSDVDVTFDTKLDWMLQCAKGVEYLHRNQIILLDLKTRNLMLFKKFRVLKICGYKIAKINSELVGTIRYTAPEIFITNGAANKNCDVYSFGIIFWEVMSRKKPFYEDGDMHMLAIQNKINHGLRPNINDANIHDESGCIGHIIEKCWDQVPENRPTMQEICVLLPMNPLANTNVDFKEIQLGELIGHGSYGIIHKAIWKLIGAENRSVAVQIIQNRSQSSVQFQNDVYNEIQNLRKCIHRNIVTLYGASKDLSNNIYLLLEYTDCGSLYDFLHHSLKEVSFNVKLDWMLQCATGLEFLHKNNTIHRDLKTKNLLLFNEYRTLKICDFGRVKEFANYSSDLMESVCYMAPEVCVNFSQNENGKYYKMCDVFSFGITFWEVLSRKKPFYEYNNVPSVVIIKKIIDGFRPKISDANINDGSGYIELIIQKCWDRLPKNRLTMKELCALLPIFPICLLDIGIVNLEEVQLGKFIGRGNSGVVHKAIWKLPDADEKSIAVKIIQYHNVDSITENIIFAKNVFREIQIIKKCIHRNIIALYGVSKTPDNRFYLLLEYADCGSLQNFLHYSNENVSFKKKMDWMLQCATGIEFLHSKNIVHRNLTTHNLLLMNNYHTLKICDVGTMSKLSTSYTEHIGTIRYMAPEVCNSNDKYTKMCNVFSFGIIFWEVMSRKKPFEEFININPLDLQRKIINGDRPNINELNIFKYSNRIKSFIEKCWNHDPKIRPTTDQLFNFFKNTELHNCEL; from the exons ATGGACGACATCCACATAAGCGTGAACTACgaagaaataatattatgtgatctg ATTGGTCGTGGCTCCTTTTGGGATGTACGTAAAGGAATATGGCGAACTAATGGACAAGAAAAAGAAGTAGCTGTAAAAACTATAAACGGATATTTTGAAGAGAATGTCCttcgaaaaatacaaaaacaaaaaaaatttattcatCCGAATATAGTTCAATTATATGGGGTCTCAAAAGATTTCAGCACCAACATATGCTTAATTTTTGAGTTCGCAGACTGTGGAACACTCTACAATTTCTTGCATCACTCTGATGTCGACGTTACATTCGACACGAAGCTTGATTGGATGTTGCAATGTGCCAAG GGTGTGGAGTATTTACACAGAAACCAAATAATTCTTCTGGATCTTAAGACACGCAACCTGATGCTTTTCAAAAAATTTCgtgtactaaaaatatgtgGATATAAAATCGCCAAAATAAACTCTGAACTTGTGGGGACAATTCGTTATACAGCTCcagaaatattt ATCACAAATGGCGCTGCCAATAAAAACTGCGATGTATATAGCTTTGGAATCATATTTTGGGAAGTCATGTCTAGGAAGAAGCCATTTTACGAAGACGGTGACATGCACATGTTAGCTatccaaaataaaattaatcatG GTCTTCGTCCGAATATAAATGATGCCAATATTCATGATGAGTCTGGTTGCATTGGACATATAATTGAAAAGTGCTGGGATCAAGTTCCAGAAAACCGGCCAACGATGCAAGAAATTTGTGTTCTTCTTCCTATGAATCCACTAGCTAATACTAACGTAGACTTCAAAGAGATTCAACTTGGGGAACTT ATTGGACATGGCAGTTATGGTATCATTCACAAAGCAATCTGGAAACTTATCGGTGCAGAAAACAGATCAGTTGCTGtgcaaataattcaaaacaGGAGTCAAAGTTCAGTGCAATTTCAAAACGATgtttataatgaaattcaGAATCTAAGAAAATGTATTCATCGGAATATTGTCACTTTATATGGAGCCTCAAAAGATTTGAGCAACAACATTTACTTACTCCTTGAGTACACAGATTGTGGATCACTCTATGATTTTTTGCATCACTCACTCAAGGAAGTTTCATTCAACGTGAAGCTTGATTGGATGCTTCAATGTGCCACG GGTTTGGAGTTcttgcataaaaataatacaattcaTCGGGATCTTAAGACGAAAAACTTGTTACTTTTCAATGAATATCGTACATTGAAAATTTGTGACTTTGGAAGAGTGAAAGAATTTGCAAATTACAGTAGTGATTTAATGGAATCAGTTTGTTATATGGCTCCTGAAGTTTGTGTAAAT TTTTCGCAGAACGAAAATGGgaaatactataaaatgtGTGATGTATTTAGCTTTGGAATAACTTTTTGGGAAGTATTATCTAGGAAGAAGCCATTTTACGAATATAATAATGTGCCTTCGGTGgttatcataaaaaaaattattgatg GTTTTCGACCGAAAATAAGTGATGCAAATATTAATGATGGCTCCGGTTACattgaattaataattcaGAAGTGCTGGGATCGTCTTCCAAAAAATCGGCTGACCATGAAAGAATTGTGTGCTCTTCTCCCTATATTTCCTATTTGTCTTCTAGATATCGGAATTGTAAACTTAGAAGAGGTTCAGCTTGGTAAATTT ATTGGACGTGGAAACTCAGGAGTTGTCCACAAAGCAATTTGGAAGCTTCCCGATGCGGATGAAAAATCAATTGctgtaaaaataattcaatatcaTAATGTTGATTCAATAAcggaaaatattatatttgcaaaaaatgtatttcgaGAAATAcagattataaaaaaatgtatccATCGGAATATTATCGCATTATACGGAGTATCGAAGACTCCTGACAATAGGTTTTATTTACTTCTTGAGTATGCAGACTGTGGATCACTACAAAATTTCTTGCATTATTCGAATGAAAACGTTTCATTCAAGAAGAAGATGGATTGGATGCTGCAATGTGCCACG GGTATAGAATTCTTGCATAGCAAAAATATAGTTCACCGAAATCTTACTACGCATAACTTATTGCTAATGAATAATTATcatacattgaaaatatgtgaCGTTGGAACTATGAGTAAACTTTCAACAAGCTATACAGAACACATTGGCACAATTAGGTATATGGCTCCTGAAGTATGT AATTCTAATGACAAATATACGAAAATGTGTAACGTATTTAGCTTTGGCATAATTTTTTGGGAAGTGATGTCCAGGAAGAAACCGTTCgaagaatttataaatataaatccaTTAGATTTACAACGTAAAATTATTAATG GTGATCGGCCgaatataaatgaattgaacattttcaaatattccaATCGTATAAAGTCATTTATAGAAAAATGCTGGAATCACGATCCAAAAATTCGACCTACTACAGATCAActgtttaattttttcaagAATACTGAGCTGCACaactgtgaactttga